The proteins below come from a single Balaenoptera musculus isolate JJ_BM4_2016_0621 chromosome 1, mBalMus1.pri.v3, whole genome shotgun sequence genomic window:
- the MIB2 gene encoding E3 ubiquitin-protein ligase MIB2 isoform X2 has translation MEPDPQAGVQVGMRVVRGVDWKWGQQDGGEGGVGTVVELGRHGSPSTPDRTVVVQWDHGTRTNYRAGYQGAHDLLLFDNAQIGVRHPNIICDCCKKHGLRGMRWKCRVCFDYDLCTQCYMQNKHELAHAFERYETAHSRPVMLSPRQGLPRIPLRGIFQGAKVVRGPDWEWGSQDGGEGKPGRVADIRGWDVETGRSVASVTWADGTTNVYRVGHKGKVDLKCVGEAAGGFYYREHLPRLGKPAELQRRVSADGQPFQHGDKVKCLLDADILRDMQEGHGGWNPRMAKMGTVHRITDRGDVRVQFSHKTRWTFHPGALTKHNSCSVGEVVRVIDDLDTVKRLQAGHGEWTDDMAPALGHIGRVLKVFGDGNLGVLVNGKLWTFSPSCLVAYRPEEDANLDVAERARENKSSLSVVLDKLRAQKSDLEHPGRLVVEVALGNVARALDLLRRHPEQVDTKNHGRTALQVAAYLGQVELVRLLLQARAGADLPDDEGSTALHYAALGNQPEAARVLLSSGCGANTLNGTRSSALHVAVQRGFLEVVRVLCERGCDVNLPDAHADTPLHCAISAGTGASGIVEVLTEVPGIDVTATNSQGFTLLHHASLKGHTLAVRRILARARQLVDAKKEDGFTALHLAALNDHREVAQVLIREGHCDVNVRNRKLQSPLHLAVQQAHVGLVPLLVDAGCSVNAEDEEGDTALHVALQRHQLLPLATDGAGGDPGALQLLSRLQASGLPGSAELTAGTAVACFLALEGADLSYANHRGRSPLDLAAEGRLLKALQGCAQRFRERQAGGGGGAAQGPRLALSAPNTVTNLHVAAPSGPEAAECLVCSELALLVLFSPCQHRTVCEECARRMKKCIRCQAVIGKKLRPDGTEVVSAASAPGPPRQLVEELQSRYRQMEERITCPICIDSHIRLVFQCGHGACAPCGAALSACPICRQPIRDRIQIFV, from the exons ATGGAGCCAGACCCCCAGGCGGGCGTGCAGGTGGGCATGCGCGTGGTGCGCGGCGTGGACTGGAAATGGGGCCAGCAGGACGGCGGCGAGGGCGGCGTGGGCACGGTGGTGGAGCTCGGCCGCCACGGCAGCCCGTCGACCCCCGACCGCACGGTGGTCGTGCAGTGGGACCACGGCACCCGCACCAACTACCGCGCGGGCTACCAGGGCGCGCATGACCTGCTGCTCTTCGACAACGCCCAGATCG GCGTTCGCCACCCCAACATTATCTGCGACTGCTGCAAGAAGCACGGGCTGCGGGGCATGCGCTGGAAGTGCCGCGTCTGCTTCGACTACGATCTCTGCACGCAGTGCTACATGCAGAACAAGCACGAGCTGGCCCACGCCTTCGAGCGCTACGAGACGGCCCACTCGCGCCC GGTCATGCTGAGTCCCCGCCAGGGCCTCCCAAGGATCCCGTTAAGGGGCATCTTCCAGGGAGCGAAGGTGGTTCGGGGCCCCGACTGGGAGTGGGGTTCGCAGGATG gaggggaagggaagccCGGCCGAGTGGCGGACATCCGTGGCTGGGATGTGGAGACGGGCCGGAGCGTGGCCAGCGTGACCTGGGCCGACGGCACTACCAACGTGTACCGCGTGGGCCACAAGGGCAAGGTGGACCTCAAGTGTGTGGGCGAGGCAGCCGGTGGCTTCTACTACAGGGAGCATCTGCCGAGGCTCG GCAAGCCCGCAGAGCTGCAGCGCAGGGTGAGTGCTGATGGCCAGCCCTTCCAGCACGGGGACAAGGTCAAGTGTCTGCTGGATGCGGACATCCTGAGGGACATGCAGGAAGGCCACGGCGGATGGAACCCCCGGATGGCCAAG ATGGGCACCGTACACCGCATCACGGACCGTGGGGACGTGCGTGTGCAGTTCAGCCACAAGACCCGCTGGACCTTCCACCCTGGGGCTCTCACCAAG CACAACTCCTGCTCGGTGGGTGAAGTTGTGCGGGTCATTGACGACCTTGACACGGTGAAGCGGCTGCAGGCTGGGCATGGCGAGTGGACAGATGACATGGCCCCC gctCTGGGCCACATCGGGAGAGTACTGAAGGTTTTCGGAGATGGGAACCTGGGTGTGCTGGTCAACGGTAAGCTGTGGACCTTCAGCCCCTCCTGCCTGGTGGCCTACCGACCTGAGGAGGACGCCAACCTGGACGTGGCCGAGCGCGCCCGGGAGAACAAAA gctCCCTGAGTGTCGTCCTGGACAAGCTTCGAGCCCAGAAGAGTGACCTGGAGCATCCGGGGAGGCTGGTGGTGGAGGTGGCCCTGGGCAACGTGGCCCGGGCTCTGGACCTGCTGCGGCGGCACCCGGAGCAG GTGGACACCAAGAACCATGGCAGGACCGCCCTGCAGGTGGCTGCCTATCTAGGCCAGGTGGAGCTGGTGcggctgctgctgcaggctcgggCGGGCGCGGACCTGCCGGACGACGAGGGCAGCACGGCGCTGCACTACGCGGCGCTGGG GAACCAGCCTGAGGCCGCCCGGGTGCTCCTGAGCTCGGGTTGCGGGGCCAACACTCTTAACGGCACCCGGAGCTCAGCTCTGCACGTGGCCGTGCAgaggggcttcctggaggtggtgaggGTCCTCTGTGAGCGCGGCTGTGACGTCAACCTGCCC GACGCCCATGCTGACACGCCCCTGCACTGTGCCATCTCGGCGGGCACTGGCGCCAGCGGCATCGTGGAGGTCCTCACTGAGGTGCCGGGCATCGACGTCACTGCCACCAACAGCCAAGGCTTCACCCTGCTGCACCATGCATCCCTCAAAGGCCACACGCT AGCCGTCAGAAGGATTCTGGCGCGGGCCCGGCAGCTGGTGGACGCCAAGAAGGAGGATGGGTTCACAGCGCTGCACCTGGCCGCCCTGAACGACCACAGGGAGGTGGCCCAGGTTCTCATCCGAGAG ggccATTGTGATGTGAATGTTCGCAACCGTAAGCTCCAGTCTCCGCTGCACCTGGCTGTGCAGCAGGCCCACGTGGGGCTGGTGCCGCTGCTGGTGGACGCTGGCTGCAGCGTCAACGCCGAGGACGAAGAGGGGGACACAGCTCTGCATGTGGCACTGCAGCGTCACCAGCTGCTGCCCCTGGCGACTGATGGGGCCGGGGGGGACCCAGGGGCCTTGCAGCTGCTGTCAAGG CTACAGGCCTCGGGCCTTCCGGGCAGCGCGGAGCTGACGGCTGGCACGGCGGTCGCCTGCTTCTTGGCGCTGGAGGGCGCCGACCTGAGCTACGCCAACCACCGCGGCCGGAGCCCGCTGGACCTGGCAGCTGAGGGCCGCCTGCTCAAAGCCCTGCAGGGCTGTGCCCAGCGCTTCCG GGAGCGGCaggctggcgggggcgggggcgcggcCCAGGGCCCAAGGCTGGCGCTTAGTGCCCCCAACACTGTGACCAACCTGCACGTCGCTGCGCCGTCCGGGCCCGAGGCCGCCGAGTGCCTGGTGTGCTCGGAGCTGGCGCTGTTGGTGCTGTTCTCGCCTTGCCAGCACCGCACGGTGTGTGAGG AGTGCGCCCGCAGGATGAAGAAGTGCATCAGGTGCCAGGCGGTCATCGGCAAGAAGTTGCGCCCAG ACGGCACGGAGGTGGTCAGCGCCGCCTCCGCCCCCGGCCCACCGCGGCAGCTGGTGGAGGAGCTGCAGAGCCGCTACCGGCAGATGGAGGAGCGCATCACCTGCCCCATCTGCATCGACAGCCACATCCGCCTCGTGTTCCAGTGCGGTCACGGCGCCTGCGCGCCCTGCGGCGCTGCGCTCAGCGCCTGCCCCATCTGCCGCCAGCCCATCCGCGACCGCATCCAGATCTTCGTGTAG